A window of the Ostrea edulis chromosome 1, xbOstEdul1.1, whole genome shotgun sequence genome harbors these coding sequences:
- the LOC125663650 gene encoding uncharacterized protein LOC125663650 — MKVNVISETGIILSEFDVIDGNLDYVYLVTVIQENFPHAQNYFLQWKDMDGDFITFSSQEELNEAVSFRAEEDLNIYIQETSDKISSTDEESEFIEDSLQQDIVHRRHPHRIIGKCRKSRKAMVEKSPDSFPNFFSVSKIPCKIKRRLKRCDRKRLRRHGIRGAKCYPRQKRECRRRKQRDEDLKTLASLSISDDP; from the exons ATGAAAGTAAACGTCATATCAGAAACTGGGATAATTCTCAGCGAATTTGATGTTATAGATGGGAATCTTGACTACGTATATTTGGTTACAGTAATTCAGGAAAATTTCCCTCATGCGCAGAATTACTTCCTTCAATGGAAAG ataTGGATGGAGATTTCATTACGTTTTCATCCCAGGAGGAGCTTAATGAAGCAGTTTCCTTTAGAGCAGAGGAGGACCTCAATATCTATATTCAAG AAACCTCCGATAAGATAAGCAGTACAGATGAAGAAAGTGAATTCATAGAAGACAGCTTGCAACAGGACATTGTTCATCGGCGTCATCCCCATCGGATCATAGGAAAATGTCGGAAAAGTAGGAAAGCGATGGTTGAGAAATCTCCAGACAGTTTTCCGAATTTCTTTTCAGTTTCCAAAATACCATGCAAAATCAAGAGACGCCTGAAAAGATGTGACAGGAAGCGACTACGACGTCATGGGATTCGAGGAGCCAAGTGCTACCCGCGTCAGAAGCGAGAATGCAGGCGACGGAAACAGCGGGACGAGGACCTGAAAACGCTCGCCAGCTTGTCCATATCTGATGATCCATAA
- the LOC125663647 gene encoding protein asteroid homolog 1-like isoform X2 codes for MGISGLTTFMDDNLHLLKETRLHNTKVVIDGNNLYHLIFYNNHVDFLHGGDYDQYARKIKEFFTLLHSCKIQPYVVFDGGYEQDDKKFYTILERVKRRLEMAMDLAKGYRGKVMPLLAYETFKAVLLEINVPFVVCDFEADKEVGILANKLNCPVLSYDSDFYILSLRAGFIPFDSVNFTLQEDTREDGTVYHYLPARRYHVDNFVKFFPSLGKTVLPLLATLLGNDYVDIRIFHSFYSSVRLYEGKTQFRIPKSHTKMQKVISWLESLESYNEGIEKVMGTAVTPAQKETISLAIGKTMDAFTTDKSDSDFCLYSYFEDKHDTEKELPPSRNSVRGYNGSSLPNWFLPKHRQGLIPQIFLDIITLHRIFTLPQVEHPKSQSSHQCSVQLRQLIYGILLSEDIAIEAKKGELLANRKYAVEEYSRQGLYLKKILVCPATTLEGYGPLPRLTEIPGILHTDRKNLLCQALNIPPFTTEEMTGDLELVLGIILYWIKNAQPKVTLNHLRAAVVCLIMLKVKWVLIHHGATGCEENMIEATVLDTSIEIVKEVRTKLHPYNAKPEHNRKHPVDSDLIHGFAQFQSCILVVLHLNYLLQRPFPSPYIPHIFSGTFLYNFCQELEKRRSPDMFICEMLAKDSKLPMVYQSLFDAVMKSLPSDDFTDDSKYKKRSKSHKKKGNANKGISSSSNNAESMVLSPKVKRKNKSGVQYVANCPLTNRFAGLDLSDDSQSESESDQ; via the coding sequence ATGGGGATTTCAGGATTGACAACCTTTATGGATGACAATCTCCATCTTTTGAAGGAAACTCGCCTACACAATACCAAGGTAGTGATAGATGGCAACAACCTGTACCATCTCATCTTTTATAATAATCACGTGGACTTCCTCCATGGAGGAGATTATGACCAGTATGCCAGGAAAATCAAAGAGTTCTTCACACTCCTTCATTCCTGCAAAATTCAGCCATATGTTGTGTTTGATGGTGGGTATGAGCAGGATGACAAAAAATTTTACACAATATTAGAGAGAGTGAAGCGGAGACTTGAAATGGCTATGGATCTTGCAAAAGGGTACAGAGGAAAAGTAATGCCTCTCCTGGCCTATGAAACTTTTAAGGCAGTTTTGTTGGAGATAAATGTACCATTTGTTGTTTGTGATTTTGAAGCTGACAAAGAAGTTGGAATATTAGCAAACAAACTTAACTGTCCAGTTTTGTCGTACGATAGTGATTTTTACATTCTCTCTCTAAGAGCGGGATTTATACCATTTGACAGTGTCAATTTTACATTGCAAGAGGACACGAGAGAAGATGGTACAGTGTACCATTACCTTCCAGCAAGGCGATATCATGTGGACAACTTCGTAAAGTTCTTTCCTTCACTAGGAAAAACAGTACTTCCTTTGCTGGCTACCTTGTTAGGGAATGATTACGTAGACATAAGAATATTCCATTCCTTCTATTCATCAGTCAGATTATATGAAGGAAAGACACAGTTTAGAATACCAAAGTCTCACACAAAGATGCAAAAAGTGATCAGCTGGCTTGAAAGTTTAGAATCCTACAATGAGGGGATTGAAAAAGTGATGGGAACAGCAGTAACTCCAGCACAGAAAGAAACCATATCATTAGCCATCGGCAAAACCATGGACGCATTTACCACTGATAAAAGTGATTCTGATTTCTGTCTTTACAGCTACTTTGAGGATAAGCATGATACAGAAAAAGAACTACCTCCAAGTAGGAACTCAGTCAGGGGATATAATGGGTCTTCTCTTCCAAACTGGTTTTTACCCAAACATAGGCAGGGGCTCATTCCACAAATCTTCTTGGACATCATAACACTGCACAGAATATTTACCCTTCCACAGGTGGAACACCCCAAGTCGCAGTCATCTCACCAGTGCTCTGTTCAACTAAGACAGCTGATATATGGAATTCTTCTCTCAGAGGATATTGCTATTGAAGCAAAGAAGGGTGAGCTTCTAGCAAACAGAAAATATGCTGTTGAAGAATACAGCAGACAGGGTTTATATTTAAAGAAGATACTTGTATGCCCAGCCACCACTTTAGAAGGATATGGTCCACTACCAAGACTAACAGAAATTCCGGGCATTTTACATACTGACAGAAAGAATCTCCTCTGTCAAGCATTAAACATACCCCCATTTACCACAGAAGAGATGACTGGAGATCTTGAGCTTGTTTTAGGAATcattctatattggatcaaaaATGCTCAACCAAAAGTAACTCTGAATCACTTGAGAGCAGCGGTGGTGTGTTTGATAATGCTGAAAGTAAAGTGGGTTCTTATACACCATGGTGCTACTGGATGTGAGGAAAATATGATAGAGGCAACTGTTTTAGACACATCCATAGAAATTGTAAAGGAAGTCCGGACCAAACTTCATCCATACAATGCAAAGCCTGAGCACAACAGGAAGCATCCAGTGGATAGTGACCTGATCCATGGATTTGCACAGTTCCAGTCCTGCATTCTTGTAGTTTTACATTTGAACTATCTCCTGCAGCGCCCGTTCCCTAGTCCATACATACCTCACATATTCTCGGGAACATTTCTGTACAATTTCTGTCAGGAGCTTGAGAAACGTAGAAGTCCTGACATGTTTATATGTGAAATGCTTGCAAAGGACTCGAAACTTCCAATGGTTTACCAAAGCCTCTTTGATGCCGTAATGAAATCTCTTCCCTCCGATGATTTCACAGATGATTCCAAATACAAGAAGAGAAGCAAATCTCACAAAAAGAAAGGAAACGCAAACAAAGGGATCTCATCCAGCTCAAACAATGCTGAAAGTATGGTGCTCTCACCAAAAGTGAAAAGGAAGAACAAATCAGGTGTACAATATGTGGCCAACTGCCCATTGACAAACAGATTTGCTGGTCTTGATTTGAGTGATGATAGCCaaagtgaaagtgaaagtgACCAATAG
- the LOC125663648 gene encoding uncharacterized protein LOC125663648, with the protein MVKVKVTLMSASEPEIRRITLGNDSDFSEFETRVSALFAESSGTFKFHWKDDENDLVVISTDEEFHEATKTVSDETLRIFIQRLKDCSNILAGRKVEFDNNPDVLKTELTAEEFRPRRWERRCGLGRFGRGQRSLSPAPFMRRRRYQREMREQQPSERRMWKRMHRENVDGFDKPWKNIHGHRSGCGYGRQQKRALRCNDRDQYRISNGVCPENAGHRWGRDEKGSRRSQRRFARYLRQTLDCELMTNENCRSRMRNRGMKSCRRAESAPPTRFYGRNRAGCGKMMHGEGRRCRRSASVPPQERGRKPETLGMPVGKRSCRRHRHRMGKILLKMTIKGMQQHDCESNAGLERKCFGRRCKSYRRRAMMIKEQNDDTSSSHQKYDREPEISELVETMTIDDSKSEDQKERDVCEKRERKRACKHRKSDEEDDVTDENTNSEKEKKKCLRRHRRKDESDGATGLQEDSTEGQEDTEGNGGLLEGKRRGRRRAKECQRSMRDETTARCKKNGDEEHDFGILTLTVGMNGDMKIKPRKLARKLGKFFNQYSTGCQEDEPFGTRHGHKEFKQYRGRDSERQYRRMLRRQGRPGEKVRDWHPECPSNHWSGIRAPGLRNMRPRDCPW; encoded by the exons ATGGTGAAAGTGAAAGTAACCTTGATGTCGGCCAGTGAGCCAGAAATCAGACGAATAACGCTGGGAAACGACTCCGACTTTAGCGAATTTGAGACGAGAGTGTCAGCATTGTTTGCAGAAAGCAGCGGAACATTTAAGTTCCACTGGAAAg ATGATGAAAATGACCTAGTCGTGATATCGACTGACGAGGAATTCCATGAGGCGACCAAGACCGTTAGCGATGAGACTCTGAGAATCTTCATTCAGAGATTAAAAG atTGCTCTAACATCTTAGCGGGGAGAAAAGTGGAATTTGATAACAATCCTGACGTTCTAAAG ACCGAGTTGACTGCTGAGGAATTTCGACCTAGAAGATGGGAACGTCGCTGCGGTCTAGGGAGATTTGGCCGAGGTCAGAGATCGTTGAGTCCAGCACCATTCATGAGGCGCAGAAGATACCAAAGAGAGATGCGTGAGCAACAACCATCTGAAAGAAGGATGTGGAAGCGCATGCATCGAGAAAATGTTGATGGGTTTGATAAACCTTGGAAAAACATCCATGGACATCGGTCTGGATGTGGCTATGGTAGACAACAGAAAAGGGCTTTAAGATGCAATGATAGAGATCAATATCGGATCTCGAATGGTGTATGCCCCGAAAATGCAGGACACCGCTGGGGTAGAGATGAGAAGGGGAGTCGGAGGAGTCAACGTCGATTTGCTCGATATTTAAGGCAGACATTGGACTGCGAGCTCATGACCAATGAAAACTGCCGTTCTCGCATGAGAAATCGAGGGATGAAATCCTGCAGGCGAGCAGAGTCGGCCCCACCCACTCGTTTTTACGGAAGAAACCGTGCAGGTTGCGGGAAGATGATGCACGGAGAAGGAAGAAGATGCAGACGTTCTGCATCAGTCCCTCCACAAGAAAGGGGAAGGAAACCAGAAACACTTGGGATGCCGGTTGGTAAGAGAAGTTGCAGGCGACACAGACACCGAATGGGGAAAATCTTGCTGAAGATGACTATAAAGGGAATGCAACAGCATGACTGCGAATCAAATGCAGGTTTAGAGAGAAAATGTTTCGGAAGACGATGCAAAAGTTACAGACGAAGGGCAATGATGATTAAGGAACAGAATGATGACACTTCAAGTTCCCATCAAAAGTACGACAGAGAACCTGAAATATCCGAACTCGTCGAAACCATGACCATCGACGATAGCAAAAGCGAAGACCAAAAGGAAAGGGATGTATGtgaaaaaagagaaagaaagagagcaTGCAAACATAGAAAAAGTGATGAAGAAGATGATGTAACAGATGAGAATACCAATTCCGAGAAGGAAAAGAAAAAGTGCCTTAGAAGGCACAGAAGAAAGGACGAGTCTGACGGAGCAACCGGATTACAAGAAGACTCCACTGAAGGTCAGGAAGACACTGAGGGAAATGGAGGTCTCCTGGAAGGAAAACGTCGAGGAAGACGCAGGGCGAAAGAATGCCAGCGTTCTATGCGTGATGAAACTACTGCTCGCTGCAAAAAGAATGGAGACGAAGAACACGACTTTGGGATTCTCACTTTGACGGTTGGAATGAATGGCGACATGAAAATAAAACCCCGGAAACTGGCACGGAAACTTGGCAAATTTTTCAATCAGTATAGCACCGGCTGCCAGGAAGACGAGCCGTTCGGAACACGACATGGTCATAAAGAGTTCAAACAATACCGTGGTCGCGATTCTGAGCGCCAGTACAGACGAATGCTCCGCCGTCAAGGACGTCCCGGAGAAAAAGTGCGGGATTGGCATCCAGAATGTCCAAGCAACCACTGGAGTGGAATCAGAGCCCCTGGACTGAGGAATATGCGTCCACGTGATTGTCCATGGTAG
- the LOC125663647 gene encoding protein asteroid homolog 1-like isoform X1, with the protein MSHFGILLTETMGISGLTTFMDDNLHLLKETRLHNTKVVIDGNNLYHLIFYNNHVDFLHGGDYDQYARKIKEFFTLLHSCKIQPYVVFDGGYEQDDKKFYTILERVKRRLEMAMDLAKGYRGKVMPLLAYETFKAVLLEINVPFVVCDFEADKEVGILANKLNCPVLSYDSDFYILSLRAGFIPFDSVNFTLQEDTREDGTVYHYLPARRYHVDNFVKFFPSLGKTVLPLLATLLGNDYVDIRIFHSFYSSVRLYEGKTQFRIPKSHTKMQKVISWLESLESYNEGIEKVMGTAVTPAQKETISLAIGKTMDAFTTDKSDSDFCLYSYFEDKHDTEKELPPSRNSVRGYNGSSLPNWFLPKHRQGLIPQIFLDIITLHRIFTLPQVEHPKSQSSHQCSVQLRQLIYGILLSEDIAIEAKKGELLANRKYAVEEYSRQGLYLKKILVCPATTLEGYGPLPRLTEIPGILHTDRKNLLCQALNIPPFTTEEMTGDLELVLGIILYWIKNAQPKVTLNHLRAAVVCLIMLKVKWVLIHHGATGCEENMIEATVLDTSIEIVKEVRTKLHPYNAKPEHNRKHPVDSDLIHGFAQFQSCILVVLHLNYLLQRPFPSPYIPHIFSGTFLYNFCQELEKRRSPDMFICEMLAKDSKLPMVYQSLFDAVMKSLPSDDFTDDSKYKKRSKSHKKKGNANKGISSSSNNAESMVLSPKVKRKNKSGVQYVANCPLTNRFAGLDLSDDSQSESESDQ; encoded by the exons ATGTCACAT TTTGGCATATTACTGACTGAAACTATGGGGATTTCAGGATTGACAACCTTTATGGATGACAATCTCCATCTTTTGAAGGAAACTCGCCTACACAATACCAAGGTAGTGATAGATGGCAACAACCTGTACCATCTCATCTTTTATAATAATCACGTGGACTTCCTCCATGGAGGAGATTATGACCAGTATGCCAGGAAAATCAAAGAGTTCTTCACACTCCTTCATTCCTGCAAAATTCAGCCATATGTTGTGTTTGATGGTGGGTATGAGCAGGATGACAAAAAATTTTACACAATATTAGAGAGAGTGAAGCGGAGACTTGAAATGGCTATGGATCTTGCAAAAGGGTACAGAGGAAAAGTAATGCCTCTCCTGGCCTATGAAACTTTTAAGGCAGTTTTGTTGGAGATAAATGTACCATTTGTTGTTTGTGATTTTGAAGCTGACAAAGAAGTTGGAATATTAGCAAACAAACTTAACTGTCCAGTTTTGTCGTACGATAGTGATTTTTACATTCTCTCTCTAAGAGCGGGATTTATACCATTTGACAGTGTCAATTTTACATTGCAAGAGGACACGAGAGAAGATGGTACAGTGTACCATTACCTTCCAGCAAGGCGATATCATGTGGACAACTTCGTAAAGTTCTTTCCTTCACTAGGAAAAACAGTACTTCCTTTGCTGGCTACCTTGTTAGGGAATGATTACGTAGACATAAGAATATTCCATTCCTTCTATTCATCAGTCAGATTATATGAAGGAAAGACACAGTTTAGAATACCAAAGTCTCACACAAAGATGCAAAAAGTGATCAGCTGGCTTGAAAGTTTAGAATCCTACAATGAGGGGATTGAAAAAGTGATGGGAACAGCAGTAACTCCAGCACAGAAAGAAACCATATCATTAGCCATCGGCAAAACCATGGACGCATTTACCACTGATAAAAGTGATTCTGATTTCTGTCTTTACAGCTACTTTGAGGATAAGCATGATACAGAAAAAGAACTACCTCCAAGTAGGAACTCAGTCAGGGGATATAATGGGTCTTCTCTTCCAAACTGGTTTTTACCCAAACATAGGCAGGGGCTCATTCCACAAATCTTCTTGGACATCATAACACTGCACAGAATATTTACCCTTCCACAGGTGGAACACCCCAAGTCGCAGTCATCTCACCAGTGCTCTGTTCAACTAAGACAGCTGATATATGGAATTCTTCTCTCAGAGGATATTGCTATTGAAGCAAAGAAGGGTGAGCTTCTAGCAAACAGAAAATATGCTGTTGAAGAATACAGCAGACAGGGTTTATATTTAAAGAAGATACTTGTATGCCCAGCCACCACTTTAGAAGGATATGGTCCACTACCAAGACTAACAGAAATTCCGGGCATTTTACATACTGACAGAAAGAATCTCCTCTGTCAAGCATTAAACATACCCCCATTTACCACAGAAGAGATGACTGGAGATCTTGAGCTTGTTTTAGGAATcattctatattggatcaaaaATGCTCAACCAAAAGTAACTCTGAATCACTTGAGAGCAGCGGTGGTGTGTTTGATAATGCTGAAAGTAAAGTGGGTTCTTATACACCATGGTGCTACTGGATGTGAGGAAAATATGATAGAGGCAACTGTTTTAGACACATCCATAGAAATTGTAAAGGAAGTCCGGACCAAACTTCATCCATACAATGCAAAGCCTGAGCACAACAGGAAGCATCCAGTGGATAGTGACCTGATCCATGGATTTGCACAGTTCCAGTCCTGCATTCTTGTAGTTTTACATTTGAACTATCTCCTGCAGCGCCCGTTCCCTAGTCCATACATACCTCACATATTCTCGGGAACATTTCTGTACAATTTCTGTCAGGAGCTTGAGAAACGTAGAAGTCCTGACATGTTTATATGTGAAATGCTTGCAAAGGACTCGAAACTTCCAATGGTTTACCAAAGCCTCTTTGATGCCGTAATGAAATCTCTTCCCTCCGATGATTTCACAGATGATTCCAAATACAAGAAGAGAAGCAAATCTCACAAAAAGAAAGGAAACGCAAACAAAGGGATCTCATCCAGCTCAAACAATGCTGAAAGTATGGTGCTCTCACCAAAAGTGAAAAGGAAGAACAAATCAGGTGTACAATATGTGGCCAACTGCCCATTGACAAACAGATTTGCTGGTCTTGATTTGAGTGATGATAGCCaaagtgaaagtgaaagtgACCAATAG